DNA sequence from the Paenibacillus azoreducens genome:
GTTGAAGCGGGATGAAAAGGATGTTTCCCTGATGTAAGCAATGTATAGGAAAGTAAGTCATCCATTAGCTCTCCGACTCTTGTAATCGTATGGTTCATCTCTGTTAATGAGTTTTGTCCTTCTAAACTCATTGATTCTTTATTTAATCTGGTGATATGTCCTCTCAAAATGGTAAGTGGCGTTCGTAAGTCGTGAGATAGATTCGCAATGAGACGATGTCGTAATAATTCCTCTTCATATTCTCGCTTGCGACTGTCTTCAAGCTGCTGAATCATCCAATTAAAAGAACTTCCTAACTGGTCTATCTCATCCATACGATCCGTTTGAACAGATATAGGTTTAGGATATGAGTTATTTTTAGCTGAAAATGACATGACTTCCTGTAAGCGTGTAAGACGTTTACGAAGTCTCAAGAAGAACAGCCAAGATAATATAACAAATGCGACAATAATAAAACCAAACAATAGCAAGGTAACGTAAAATAGATGTAACGTATTTAGATCTTCACTATTGATAGAATCTCCATTGATAGAAAACCCAACAAACGCACTCAAGAAAATAAGCACAATGGGCGGAAGAAAGATAAATAGAAAATGTCCTTTTAGAAAACGACGAAATAATGATCTGTTCTGTTTCATAGTTTCACCCGATAGCCTATTCCCTTCAGCGTTTCAATAATCTCTGGGGAATCTGGATGACGTTCCAGCTTTTGACGCAGTCGATGGATATGCACCATTAATGTTTTATCACCCGTTATATAAGCTTCTTCCCAAATAGCTTCATAAATTTGTTCTTTTGGTAAAACTTGATTAGGGTGCCGTAAGAAGTACATTAAAATTTGATGTTGTTTCCCTGTCAATATAATTTCTTCTCCCGTGCGTTTGTCATATACCATTTGGACTTCCGGATCTACTTCAATATGATCTCCTAATGAAATGCGTTCGGATTGTGTTCCACCACTTCGACGGATTAATACTTCTAATCTTGCAACCAATTCATCCGTATGGAATGGTTTCGTTAAATAGTCATCAGCAAATTGTAAACCATCTACCTTATCATTTATCGATGTTCGGGCAGATAACAGCAATATAGGAACAGCAGGAGCTGCCTTTTTTAATCGTTTTCCCACTGTAAATCCGTCTAAACCGGGTAACATGATATCCAAAATAACGATTTCATGCTGATGTACTTCTGTTTCGGCTCCTTCACCAGAAAGCAGCCACTGAACTGAAAATCCTCGCTGTTCCAATTCTTCTTTTAGCAGGCTGCCTATTTTCTCATTATCTTCAATATATAATACGTTTCTTTTCAAGTAACTTCCCTCTCTCTAAATTGAGTTCACTATTAGACAGATTAACATAATCTAAAAAATGGTTTCCAGTTAAGACAGTTTTATCGTTCGTTAATAGAGTTTCATAAAAAAGAGGCACGTCTAACTGATTGGCTCTTTCCGAGTCGTTCGAAGAACAGGACGGCATCGACGCCTTTTCCTTCAAACAACTTGAGGAAGCACTCACGATGGCTTTTGATGCTCGCGAGTTCTCTTTATCAACGGCAGACTCGATGGAGCTGGCTGACACAATCTTCCTGTCCAGTATTGATTTATTTACCAAAATAGGTTATTTTATAGACAGCTTAGTGATAAGCAAGTTCCTGACACGAAGGGAGATGTGTTTTAATGGCAACTACTTATATGGTGGTTTGGTCTTAAAACTGAATAGCAGGCATACGCGAAAAAAAGCGGGAAAACGCCCGTATTATTTGGTATGCCATCCAAAGTAACCTTTCGTGAATATTGCTGTTTGCAGGATACGATGAAGGTCGTATCTTTTTTTGCGTCCTGATGCCGCGCGACAGCAGCTTCTTTAGAGGCTGCTTGTCCGCGGCATTTTTGCGTCCAAAAAACAACATTAAAGGAGCTAACAAAAAACCATGATGGATTTGAAAACCTATGGCTACACAGAAATAGAAGCAATTCAAGGCGGATTATTGCCTGGCAGGGTGACGGAGCTTCGGCGTGAGCGCTTCACGGTCATGACCGAGCGCGGCGAAGTAGCGGCTGTGCTCAAAGGAGCCTTCTATCACAGCGCGGAAACGCGCGTAGACTTTCCGTGCGTCGGTGATTTTGTATTACTGCACTACAACGAGAGCGGAGATTCTCTCATCGTTAGGGTACTGCCCCGCCGCTCCAAGTTTTCACGCGCGGATTACTCAGGGCATGCGGCAGGCTATGCCAAAACCGTGCGGGAACAGGTCGTTGCAACCAACTTTGACTATGTGTTCATCCTTTCTTCTCTGAATTGGGATTTCAACATTACCCGCATCATGCGGTATCTGACACAAGCCAGGCAGAGTGGCGGCCAGCCGGTCATCATTCTGACCAAGGCTGATCTCGCCCCAGATTATAATCTCACGCTCGCAGAAGTCACGCAAAGCATCCCTGATGTGCCGGTTCACGCGATCTGCAGTCATACGGGCCTAGGGATGAACGAACTCGCTCCCTACTTGATGCCTGGTAAAACAGTCGTCTTTCTCGGCATGTCCGGCGTCGGTAAATCGTCTCTGCTAAATGCGTTGATAGAACAGGACGTAATGAAGGTTCAGGCGATCCGGGAGGTCGACAGCCGGGGGCGGCATACGACAACGCACCGTCAACTGTTCATGCTCCCCTCCGGTGCGATGGTCATCGATACGCCGGGAATGCGTGAGCTTGGGCTTTTTGATGCCGACGAAGGCATACGTGCAAGCTTTACCGATGTGGAGGAATGGTTCCTGCAATGCCGATTTACGGATTGCCGCCATCAAGCCGAGCCGGGCTGTGCCATTCTTGCCGCACTTGCCGACGGTTCGTTGCCGCGTGAACGCTGGGAGCATTATGTTGCCCAGCAGCATGAGAACAAGTATGTCCAGGATAAAACGAGCTACCTTATCGACAAGAGGGCTCGAAACAAGACGATCGCCATGTGGAGCAAGCAAACGAAGAAAAACGGAGGATGGAAGAAATGAATATTAAATTCGAAACGCTGATCAATGCCTTAAGCCGACGATTCAAGAAGGATATCATCTCGGCAGACTATCAAACCATGCCGTTACAGGGCGGAACTGTGGGAAATGTGCAACTGGTAACGGGGATCGCCGAAACCGCGGATGGCGACAAATTGCCGTACCGCATCGTGCTGAAAATCCAGAAGAAATGGGAGCGTTACGGCGATCCGGGTTCATGGCGACGGGAATATGATCTCTATGCGTCTGACTTGGAAGCGACGTTCTCGGATACCTTCCGCTGGCCGACATGTTATCACGCCGAGATCAATGCCGAAGAAACAGAATTCGAGCTGTGGCTGGAATATATCGATGGCGTAACCGGTTTAGACTTGACCGGTGACATGTATGAACAGGCCGCGCTGGAGTTAGGACGCTATCAAGGCAAACTGTATGCGGAGCAGCCCGATGTGCTGCAGAGCCTGAACAACCTGAGCCATGCGGATCTCATGAAGAATACGTATCTGCATTACCGCTCATGGCCGGTCGTCTACGATTATATACGCTCGGAGGACTGCGAATTCCCGCAGCACGTGCGGCAAATGCTCATCGACATCGATGAGCACGC
Encoded proteins:
- a CDS encoding response regulator transcription factor, which translates into the protein MKRNVLYIEDNEKIGSLLKEELEQRGFSVQWLLSGEGAETEVHQHEIVILDIMLPGLDGFTVGKRLKKAAPAVPILLLSARTSINDKVDGLQFADDYLTKPFHTDELVARLEVLIRRSGGTQSERISLGDHIEVDPEVQMVYDKRTGEEIILTGKQHQILMYFLRHPNQVLPKEQIYEAIWEEAYITGDKTLMVHIHRLRQKLERHPDSPEIIETLKGIGYRVKL
- the rsgA gene encoding ribosome small subunit-dependent GTPase A, with protein sequence MMDLKTYGYTEIEAIQGGLLPGRVTELRRERFTVMTERGEVAAVLKGAFYHSAETRVDFPCVGDFVLLHYNESGDSLIVRVLPRRSKFSRADYSGHAAGYAKTVREQVVATNFDYVFILSSLNWDFNITRIMRYLTQARQSGGQPVIILTKADLAPDYNLTLAEVTQSIPDVPVHAICSHTGLGMNELAPYLMPGKTVVFLGMSGVGKSSLLNALIEQDVMKVQAIREVDSRGRHTTTHRQLFMLPSGAMVIDTPGMRELGLFDADEGIRASFTDVEEWFLQCRFTDCRHQAEPGCAILAALADGSLPRERWEHYVAQQHENKYVQDKTSYLIDKRARNKTIAMWSKQTKKNGGWKK
- a CDS encoding aminoglycoside phosphotransferase family protein gives rise to the protein MNIKFETLINALSRRFKKDIISADYQTMPLQGGTVGNVQLVTGIAETADGDKLPYRIVLKIQKKWERYGDPGSWRREYDLYASDLEATFSDTFRWPTCYHAEINAEETEFELWLEYIDGVTGLDLTGDMYEQAALELGRYQGKLYAEQPDVLQSLNNLSHADLMKNTYLHYRSWPVVYDYIRSEDCEFPQHVRQMLIDIDEHADEILARIEKLPLVLCHRDFWVTNLIYADGKIAIIDWDTSGWGYLGEDLASLIADEADVDHMVEYYQRCVPAYYKGFSEYADVSPIADDCVYEMILLVFGYRLVEWYLHTEDDDEKTKHVHTLQKIYEMKNSPAQG
- a CDS encoding sensor histidine kinase, whose translation is MKQNRSLFRRFLKGHFLFIFLPPIVLIFLSAFVGFSINGDSINSEDLNTLHLFYVTLLLFGFIIVAFVILSWLFFLRLRKRLTRLQEVMSFSAKNNSYPKPISVQTDRMDEIDQLGSSFNWMIQQLEDSRKREYEEELLRHRLIANLSHDLRTPLTILRGHITRLNKESMSLEGQNSLTEMNHTITRVGELMDDLLSYTLLTSGKHPFHPASTDIGRLVRASVAAWYPVFEEKEIQLDVDLPTEETFYWEADPKWMSRVLDNLFQNIVRHAAEGKYANIVVDVEKEQIIVADRGPGMDNSSSERGAGIGLSTSNFMLKKMKLKADFTSNENGTRVAIGRA